In Euphorbia lathyris chromosome 10, ddEupLath1.1, whole genome shotgun sequence, a single genomic region encodes these proteins:
- the LOC136209891 gene encoding uncharacterized protein: MATLTHPHHQVHLFSKLSLPTKPKFTTSSSRIRMSLRENAPSLAVVGVTGAVGQEFLSVLSDRDFPYSSIKMLASKRSAGKQLTFEDRTYTIEELTADSFDGVDIALFSAGGSISKKFGPLAVEKGTIVVDNSSAFRMVEGIPLVIPEVNPEAIEGIKVGMNKGALIANPNCSTIICLMAVTPLHKHAKVQRMVVSTYQAASGAGAAAMEELELQTREVLEGKPPTCNIFKQQYAFNLFSHNAPIQSNGYNEEEMKLVKETRKIWNDMDVKVTATCIRVPVMRAHAESVNLQFEKPLDEEKARDILKSAPGVVVIDDRASNHFPTPLEVSNKDDVAVGRIRRDVSQEGNNGLDIFVCGDQIRKGAALNAIQIAELLL; encoded by the exons atggCGACTCTCACTCACCCACACCACCAAGTCCATCTCTTCTCCAAATTATCCCTTCCAACTAAACCCAAATTCACTACATCTTCTTCAAGGATCCGGATGTCCCTCAGAGAAAATGCGCCTTCTCTCGCCGTGGTGGGCGTTACAGGCGCAGTAGGTCAGGAGTTCCTCTCCGTTCTCTCTGATCGCGATTTCCCTTACAGCTCAATCAAAATGCTTGCTTCCAAACGGTCGGCGGGCAAACAGCTCACTTTCGAGGACAGGACTTACACGATAGAGGAGCTTACTGCTGATAGCTTCGATGGAGTTGACATTGCTCTGTTCAGTGCTGGAGGCTCTATTAGTAAGAAGTTTGGACCCCTAGCTGTTGAGAAGGGTACAATTGTGGTGGATAATAGTTCCGCTTTCAGGATGGTTGAAGGGATTCCATTGGTGATTCCAGAAGTGAATCCCGAGGCTATTGAAGGGATTAAGGTTGGAATGAATAAGGGGGCTTTGATTGCAAACCCTAATTGCTCTACTATTATCTGTTTGATGGCTGTTACACCTTTGCATAAGCACGCCAAG GTGCAACGCATGGTTGTCAGCACTTATCAGGCAGCCAGTGGTGCTGGTGCTGCTGCAATGGAAGAGCTGGAGCTGCAGACTCGTGAG GTCTTGGAAGGAAAACCACCCACATGTAACATCTTCAAGCAACAG TatgcttttaatttattttcacaCAATGCACCAATTCAATCAAATGGATACAATGAAGAGGAAATGAAATTAGTTAAAGAAACCAGAAAAATATGG AATGACATGGATGTTAAAGTGACAGCTACTTGTATACGTGTTCCTGTGATGCGTGCACATGCTGAAAGTGTTAATCTTCAATTTGAGAAGCCACTTGATGAG GAGAAGGCAAGGGATATTCTTAAAAGTGCCCCTGGCGTGGTAGTTATTGATGACAGGGCATCCAATCACTTCCCTACACCATTGGAGGTATCAAACAAAGATGATGTTGCAGTTGGTAGAATCCGGCGTGATGTGTCTCAGGAGGGGAATAATGG GTTGGATATCTTTGTCTGCGGGGATCAAATACGCAAGGGTGCTGCACTCAACGCCATTCAGATTGCGGAGCTGCTGCTGTAA